From Microbacterium sp. LWH11-1.2, one genomic window encodes:
- a CDS encoding aminotransferase class I/II-fold pyridoxal phosphate-dependent enzyme: MSEDCPPLPSHPFDARTRLHLDRPHSRKWSLHPGRIGAWVAEMDFGVAPEIAEAMHRAIDEENLGYLSPPLAADLGVATADWMREEYDWAVDPERVHPVSDVMAVLGVAVQEYAPAGSAVIVPTPAYMPFLTYLPAIGHPVIEVPGVEVDGRWRHDLQRIDEAFAAGARTLVLCNPHNPTGTIADRAELEAIAEIVERHGGRVFADEIHAPLRYDARPFVPYASVSEATAAHTVTGTSASKAWNIPGLKTAQLITSNDADQERYRQFGFAVQHGAATLGVVASTAAYRHGRPWLTDVVDYLDGSRRVLGDLVATRLPGAVYRIPEATYIGWIDTRALDIEGPPAAFFREQAGVVLTEGRLLGHGYEGFVRVVFATPRPILAEAFSAMREALETRAL, from the coding sequence ATGAGCGAGGACTGTCCGCCCCTCCCGTCGCACCCGTTCGACGCGCGCACGCGCCTGCACCTCGACCGGCCGCACAGCCGCAAGTGGAGCCTTCATCCGGGCCGGATCGGCGCGTGGGTGGCCGAGATGGACTTCGGCGTCGCTCCCGAGATCGCGGAGGCGATGCATCGGGCGATCGACGAGGAGAACCTGGGGTACCTGTCGCCGCCGCTGGCCGCGGACCTCGGAGTGGCGACGGCCGACTGGATGCGCGAGGAGTACGACTGGGCCGTCGACCCGGAGCGCGTGCATCCGGTCTCCGACGTGATGGCTGTTCTCGGCGTCGCGGTGCAGGAGTACGCCCCCGCCGGATCGGCCGTGATCGTGCCGACGCCGGCCTACATGCCGTTCCTGACATATCTTCCGGCGATCGGGCATCCGGTCATCGAGGTTCCCGGTGTGGAGGTCGACGGACGGTGGCGGCACGACCTGCAGCGCATCGACGAGGCCTTCGCCGCCGGCGCCCGCACGCTCGTGCTGTGCAACCCGCACAACCCCACCGGCACGATCGCCGATCGGGCCGAGCTCGAGGCGATCGCCGAGATCGTGGAGCGGCACGGCGGCCGTGTGTTCGCCGACGAGATCCACGCCCCGCTGCGCTACGACGCCAGGCCGTTCGTCCCCTACGCCTCGGTGTCGGAGGCGACCGCCGCGCATACCGTGACCGGCACGAGCGCCTCGAAGGCCTGGAACATCCCCGGTCTCAAGACCGCGCAGCTGATCACCTCGAACGACGCCGACCAGGAGCGCTACCGGCAGTTCGGGTTCGCGGTGCAGCACGGTGCAGCGACCCTCGGCGTCGTCGCGTCGACGGCCGCCTACCGACACGGTCGCCCCTGGCTGACGGACGTCGTCGACTACCTCGACGGATCGCGTCGCGTTCTCGGCGACCTCGTGGCGACGCGCCTTCCCGGCGCCGTGTATCGCATCCCCGAAGCGACATACATCGGTTGGATCGACACGCGCGCGCTCGACATCGAGGGCCCGCCCGCGGCGTTCTTCCGCGAGCAGGCCGGGGTCGTGCTCACCGAGGGCCGTCTGCTCGGCCACGGATACGAAGGCTTCGTGCGGGTGGTGTTCGCGACGCCCCGCCCGATCCTCGCCGAGGCGTTCTCCGCCATGCGCGAAGCGCTGGAGACTCGCGCGCTCTGA
- the gnd gene encoding phosphogluconate dehydrogenase (NAD(+)-dependent, decarboxylating) encodes MQLAMIGLGRMGANIVRRLMRAGHDCVVYDVNADAVQALVAEGAVGADSIPDLVSKLQVPRAVWMMVPASLTGQVADEVAAVLEPGDALIDGGNSNYRDDVRRAAAFRESGIDYIDVGTSGGVFGLERGYCLMVGGPDAAVQRLEPIFRTIAPGPGEIERTPGRTGEFAPEEQGFLHCGPSGAGHFVKMVHNGIEYGIMAALAEGLNLLENADAGIREAQHSAEIAPLEEPEFYQFPIDTAKVSELWRRGSVVSSWLLDLTAAALNQNPTLDGLAGRVSDSGEGRWTVKAAVDVGVPVPVLAASLFERFASRDEDRFANQVLSAMRLQFGGHQELPAGDVLEAGSRRAESGKGS; translated from the coding sequence ATGCAGCTGGCGATGATCGGACTCGGACGGATGGGTGCGAACATCGTTCGCAGGCTGATGCGCGCAGGCCACGACTGCGTCGTCTACGACGTGAACGCGGATGCCGTGCAGGCGCTGGTCGCCGAGGGGGCCGTCGGCGCCGACAGCATCCCCGACCTGGTGTCGAAGCTGCAGGTGCCGCGTGCCGTCTGGATGATGGTGCCCGCCTCGCTCACCGGCCAGGTGGCCGACGAGGTGGCCGCGGTGCTCGAACCCGGCGACGCCCTCATCGACGGCGGCAACTCGAACTACCGCGACGACGTGCGTCGCGCGGCCGCGTTCCGCGAGAGCGGCATCGACTACATCGACGTCGGCACCAGCGGCGGCGTCTTCGGGCTGGAGCGCGGCTACTGCCTGATGGTCGGCGGGCCGGATGCCGCGGTGCAGCGCCTCGAGCCGATCTTCCGCACGATCGCGCCGGGTCCGGGTGAGATCGAGCGCACGCCCGGCCGCACCGGCGAGTTCGCTCCGGAGGAGCAGGGCTTCCTGCACTGCGGCCCCTCGGGGGCCGGGCACTTCGTGAAGATGGTGCACAACGGCATCGAGTACGGGATCATGGCCGCGCTCGCCGAGGGGCTCAATCTCCTCGAGAACGCGGATGCCGGCATCCGCGAGGCTCAGCATTCCGCCGAGATCGCCCCGCTCGAGGAGCCCGAGTTCTACCAGTTCCCGATCGACACCGCGAAGGTCTCCGAGCTCTGGCGTCGCGGATCCGTGGTGTCGTCGTGGCTGCTCGACCTGACGGCGGCGGCGCTGAACCAGAACCCGACGCTCGACGGCCTCGCCGGGCGCGTGTCGGACTCCGGAGAGGGGCGATGGACGGTCAAGGCAGCGGTCGACGTGGGCGTTCCGGTCCCCGTGCTCGCGGCATCCCTCTTCGAGCGCTTCGCGTCGCGCGACGAGGACCGCTTCGCCAACCAGGTGCTGTCGGCCATGCGACTGCAGTTCGGCGGGCACCAGGAGCTCCCGGCCGGCGACGTGCTCGAAGCAGGCAGCCGCCGGGCGGAGTCCGGCAAGGGCAGTTGA
- a CDS encoding serine/threonine-protein kinase, producing the protein MTLEVLSPSSALLDGRYVLQDRVGQGGTATVYRAEDTYVGRTVAIKMLHRGEGALRNADRARTEEALLASLSHPSLVALFDAQLRRRRPQYLVMEFVDGPTLAERMAAGPVPARQLAHLTRDLAEGLAAVHAAGIVHRDVKPSNVLLAPRRTRRGGQWAAKLADFGIACELDDARMTSSGHVLGTLTYMAPEQLRDADPGTAVDIFALGLVMLEALTGEAGYAALGTGRVAAIRRLTTKPFIPASVDPDWRRLLEHMTRLDPRERPTAVEVARAARALVRGDRRVELNAA; encoded by the coding sequence ATGACGCTGGAGGTTCTCTCTCCTTCGTCCGCCCTGCTCGACGGACGCTATGTCCTGCAGGATCGGGTCGGACAGGGCGGCACTGCCACCGTCTATCGCGCCGAGGACACCTACGTCGGACGGACCGTCGCGATCAAGATGCTCCACCGTGGCGAGGGTGCGCTGCGCAACGCCGATCGCGCGCGGACCGAGGAGGCCCTTCTCGCCTCGCTGAGCCACCCCTCTCTCGTCGCGCTGTTCGACGCGCAGCTGCGGCGACGGCGTCCGCAGTACCTGGTCATGGAGTTCGTGGACGGTCCGACCCTCGCCGAACGCATGGCTGCGGGACCGGTGCCCGCCCGCCAGCTCGCGCACCTGACGCGCGATCTCGCCGAGGGCCTGGCCGCGGTGCACGCCGCCGGCATCGTCCACCGCGACGTGAAGCCCTCGAACGTGCTCCTCGCGCCCCGTCGCACCCGCCGCGGAGGACAGTGGGCCGCGAAGCTCGCCGACTTCGGCATCGCCTGCGAGCTCGACGATGCGCGGATGACCTCGTCGGGACACGTGCTCGGCACACTCACCTACATGGCGCCGGAGCAGCTGCGCGATGCCGACCCCGGCACCGCGGTCGACATCTTCGCCCTCGGGCTCGTCATGCTCGAAGCTCTCACCGGTGAGGCCGGATACGCCGCGCTCGGGACGGGCCGCGTCGCCGCGATCCGACGCCTGACCACGAAGCCGTTCATCCCGGCTTCGGTCGATCCCGACTGGCGACGGCTGCTCGAGCACATGACGCGCCTCGACCCGCGCGAGCGCCCCACAGCCGTCGAGGTGGCCCGTGCCGCTCGCGCCCTGGTGCGCGGGGACCGGCGCGTGGAGCTCAACGCCGCCTGA